A region from the Linepithema humile isolate Giens D197 chromosome 1, Lhum_UNIL_v1.0, whole genome shotgun sequence genome encodes:
- the LOC105668535 gene encoding polyadenylate-binding protein 2-B — translation MSESDLLASDHIDGLDGLENGQDGDTIMQCDGAKRDLGEANVDDPELEAIKARVREMEEEAEKLKQLQSEVDKQMNMGSPPGITSPLNMSLEDKMEVDNRSIYVGNVDYAATAEELEQHFHGCGSVNRVTILCNKFDGHPKGFAYIEFAERDSVQTAMAMDESMFRGRQIKVMPKRTNKPGFSMTNRGPRGARGYRGMARGIIRGSAYFGYRPTRRPRSYRRGYYMPY, via the exons ATGTCTGAATCAGATCTCTTAGCTAGTGACCATATTGACGGTCTTGATGGTCTTGAAAATGGTCAAGATGGAGATACCATTATGCAATGTGACGGTGCAAAACGTGACTTAGGTGAAGCAAATGTTGATGATCCT GAGTTGGAAGCGATTAAAGCACGAGTGAGAGAAATGGAGGAAGAAgcggaaaaattaaaacaacttCAATCTGAGGTGGATAAACAGATGAATATGGGTAGCCCACCTGGTATCA caaGTCCATTAAATATGTCATTAGAAGACAAAATGGAAGTTGATAATCGATCTATTTATGTTGGCAat GTCGATTATGCTGCTACGGCAGAAGAATTAGAGCAACATTTTCATGGCTGTGGCAGTGTCAACAGAgtaacaattttatgtaataaatttgatggGCATCCGAAAGGCTTTGCTTATATTGAATTCGCCGAACGCGACTCTGTACAAACTGCAATGGCAATGGATGAATCTATGTTTAGAGGAcgtcaaattaaagtaatgcctaaaagaacaaataaacCTGGTTTCTCTATGACAAATag GGGTCCCAGAGGTGCAAGAGGCTATCGAGGTATGGCTAGAGGAATTATTCGTGGCAGCGCATATTTTGGATATAGACCTACAAGACGACCTAg GAGTTACAGGCGTGGTTATTACATGCCATATTGA
- the LOC105668534 gene encoding uncharacterized protein isoform X1, with protein sequence MIDVDVDMFYIVPPNGEVPLYILEDCILTRLDYLRRLYEGSTNEFDGNFEYLLENSTYDKTGHFMLRLLASTSSDLCTYWITKESLLFGHRLNNISPRQLHRLFKQIIWKMQIFKDKKNATDMTLIELCKFYSQPLVLKHLVSNCHNCNKFQYKVRFEIVPDLVKARELVINNGNVITHCSNWKQVLQSLFSNYITNEVNVLKKQAHHIIKHDLRLHILNQKVQSYLFKEGTAHGKITIDNIDTEVQKFPLCMQHLHSILKDRHRLSHYARLYYSLFLKEIGMKLEDSIAFWRQEYCKPHTCTSICSHDWQSNEKKFIYSIRHMYGLEGSQRNYKTPNCNQICTGISGVTYEGGCPFKDFDADTLINLLHISLTKNETEKLINSTSTKNPEVCCTAFLKLMCKDNIDTVITNPVQYYQRMN encoded by the exons ATGATTGATGTAGATGTGGAcatgttttatattgtacCACCCAATGGAGAAGTACCACTTTATATTTTGGAAGACTGTATCTTGACTAGATTGGATTATTTAAGACGTCTTTATGAAGGATCTACCAATGAATTTGATGGAAATTTTGAGTACTTATTAGAAAACTCTACTTATGACAAAACTGGACATTTTATGTTACG ATTATTAGCTAGTACATCATCGGATTTATGCACATATTGGATAACTAAagaatcattattatttggacatagattaaataatatatcaccTAGACAGCTACATAgattattcaaacaaattatatggaaaatgcaaatatttaaagataagaaGAATGCAACTGATATGACTTTGATTGAATTGTGCAAATTCTACTCGCAACCTTTAGTACTTAAACATCTGGTGTCAAATTGTCataactgtaataaatttcaatacaaaG tgAGGTTTGAAATAGTGCCAGATTTAGTGAAAGCAAGAGAACTAGTCATTAATAATGGAAATGTTATTACACATTGTTCAAATTGGAAACAAGTGCTTCAATCATTATTCAGTAACTATATAACTAATGAAgtaaatgttttgaaaaagcAAGCCCatcacattataaaacatgatCTCAGATTGCACATTTTAAATCAGAAAGTACAATCTTATCTCTTCAAGGAAGGTACTGCTCATGGAAAAATAACTATTGATAACATAGACACAGAAGTACAAAAGTTTCCTTTATGTATGCAACATTTGCACTCAATATTAAAAGACAGACATCGTTTAAGTCACTACGCACGCTTGTACTATAGcctttttctaaaagaaattGGGATGAAATTGGAAGATTCAATCGCATTTTGGAGGCAAGAATATTGCAAGCCACATACATGTACTTCAATATGTTCACATGATTGGCaatcaaatgaaaaaaaatttatatatagcaTCAGACACATGTATGGTTTAGAAGGAtctcaaagaaattataaaacacctAACTGCAATCAAATTTGT ACTGGTATTAGTGGAGTAACATATGAAGGTGGTTGTCCTTTCAAAGACTTTGATGCAGATACActtataaatcttttacatatttcattaacaaaaaatgaaacagaaaAACTCATAAATAGTACATCTACTAAAAATCCAGAAGTTTGTTGCACTGCATTTCTAAAACTTATGTGCAAAGACAATATTGATACTGTCATTACAAATCCagtacaatattatcaaagaatgaattaa
- the LOC105668534 gene encoding uncharacterized protein isoform X3: protein MIDVDVDMFYIVPPNGEVPLYILEDCILTRLDYLRRLYEGSTNEFDGNFEYLLENSTYDKTGHFMLRLLASTSSDLCTYWITKESLLFGHRLNNISPRQLHRLFKQIIWKMQIFKDKKNATDMTLIELCKFYSQPLVLKHLVSNCHNLRFEIVPDLVKARELVINNGNVITHCSNWKQVLQSLFSNYITNEVNVLKKQAHHIIKHDLRLHILNQKVQSYLFKEGTAHGKITIDNIDTEVQKFPLCMQHLHSILKDRHRLSHYARLYYSLFLKEIGMKLEDSIAFWRQEYCKPHTCTSICSHDWQSNEKKFIYSIRHMYGLEGSQRNYKTPNCNQICTGISGVTYEGGCPFKDFDADTLINLLHISLTKNETEKLINSTSTKNPEVCCTAFLKLMCKDNIDTVITNPVQYYQRMN from the exons ATGATTGATGTAGATGTGGAcatgttttatattgtacCACCCAATGGAGAAGTACCACTTTATATTTTGGAAGACTGTATCTTGACTAGATTGGATTATTTAAGACGTCTTTATGAAGGATCTACCAATGAATTTGATGGAAATTTTGAGTACTTATTAGAAAACTCTACTTATGACAAAACTGGACATTTTATGTTACG ATTATTAGCTAGTACATCATCGGATTTATGCACATATTGGATAACTAAagaatcattattatttggacatagattaaataatatatcaccTAGACAGCTACATAgattattcaaacaaattatatggaaaatgcaaatatttaaagataagaaGAATGCAACTGATATGACTTTGATTGAATTGTGCAAATTCTACTCGCAACCTTTAGTACTTAAACATCTGGTGTCAAATTGTCataact tgAGGTTTGAAATAGTGCCAGATTTAGTGAAAGCAAGAGAACTAGTCATTAATAATGGAAATGTTATTACACATTGTTCAAATTGGAAACAAGTGCTTCAATCATTATTCAGTAACTATATAACTAATGAAgtaaatgttttgaaaaagcAAGCCCatcacattataaaacatgatCTCAGATTGCACATTTTAAATCAGAAAGTACAATCTTATCTCTTCAAGGAAGGTACTGCTCATGGAAAAATAACTATTGATAACATAGACACAGAAGTACAAAAGTTTCCTTTATGTATGCAACATTTGCACTCAATATTAAAAGACAGACATCGTTTAAGTCACTACGCACGCTTGTACTATAGcctttttctaaaagaaattGGGATGAAATTGGAAGATTCAATCGCATTTTGGAGGCAAGAATATTGCAAGCCACATACATGTACTTCAATATGTTCACATGATTGGCaatcaaatgaaaaaaaatttatatatagcaTCAGACACATGTATGGTTTAGAAGGAtctcaaagaaattataaaacacctAACTGCAATCAAATTTGT ACTGGTATTAGTGGAGTAACATATGAAGGTGGTTGTCCTTTCAAAGACTTTGATGCAGATACActtataaatcttttacatatttcattaacaaaaaatgaaacagaaaAACTCATAAATAGTACATCTACTAAAAATCCAGAAGTTTGTTGCACTGCATTTCTAAAACTTATGTGCAAAGACAATATTGATACTGTCATTACAAATCCagtacaatattatcaaagaatgaattaa
- the LOC105668534 gene encoding uncharacterized protein isoform X2, with protein MFYIVPPNGEVPLYILEDCILTRLDYLRRLYEGSTNEFDGNFEYLLENSTYDKTGHFMLRLLASTSSDLCTYWITKESLLFGHRLNNISPRQLHRLFKQIIWKMQIFKDKKNATDMTLIELCKFYSQPLVLKHLVSNCHNCNKFQYKVRFEIVPDLVKARELVINNGNVITHCSNWKQVLQSLFSNYITNEVNVLKKQAHHIIKHDLRLHILNQKVQSYLFKEGTAHGKITIDNIDTEVQKFPLCMQHLHSILKDRHRLSHYARLYYSLFLKEIGMKLEDSIAFWRQEYCKPHTCTSICSHDWQSNEKKFIYSIRHMYGLEGSQRNYKTPNCNQICTGISGVTYEGGCPFKDFDADTLINLLHISLTKNETEKLINSTSTKNPEVCCTAFLKLMCKDNIDTVITNPVQYYQRMN; from the exons atgttttatattgtacCACCCAATGGAGAAGTACCACTTTATATTTTGGAAGACTGTATCTTGACTAGATTGGATTATTTAAGACGTCTTTATGAAGGATCTACCAATGAATTTGATGGAAATTTTGAGTACTTATTAGAAAACTCTACTTATGACAAAACTGGACATTTTATGTTACG ATTATTAGCTAGTACATCATCGGATTTATGCACATATTGGATAACTAAagaatcattattatttggacatagattaaataatatatcaccTAGACAGCTACATAgattattcaaacaaattatatggaaaatgcaaatatttaaagataagaaGAATGCAACTGATATGACTTTGATTGAATTGTGCAAATTCTACTCGCAACCTTTAGTACTTAAACATCTGGTGTCAAATTGTCataactgtaataaatttcaatacaaaG tgAGGTTTGAAATAGTGCCAGATTTAGTGAAAGCAAGAGAACTAGTCATTAATAATGGAAATGTTATTACACATTGTTCAAATTGGAAACAAGTGCTTCAATCATTATTCAGTAACTATATAACTAATGAAgtaaatgttttgaaaaagcAAGCCCatcacattataaaacatgatCTCAGATTGCACATTTTAAATCAGAAAGTACAATCTTATCTCTTCAAGGAAGGTACTGCTCATGGAAAAATAACTATTGATAACATAGACACAGAAGTACAAAAGTTTCCTTTATGTATGCAACATTTGCACTCAATATTAAAAGACAGACATCGTTTAAGTCACTACGCACGCTTGTACTATAGcctttttctaaaagaaattGGGATGAAATTGGAAGATTCAATCGCATTTTGGAGGCAAGAATATTGCAAGCCACATACATGTACTTCAATATGTTCACATGATTGGCaatcaaatgaaaaaaaatttatatatagcaTCAGACACATGTATGGTTTAGAAGGAtctcaaagaaattataaaacacctAACTGCAATCAAATTTGT ACTGGTATTAGTGGAGTAACATATGAAGGTGGTTGTCCTTTCAAAGACTTTGATGCAGATACActtataaatcttttacatatttcattaacaaaaaatgaaacagaaaAACTCATAAATAGTACATCTACTAAAAATCCAGAAGTTTGTTGCACTGCATTTCTAAAACTTATGTGCAAAGACAATATTGATACTGTCATTACAAATCCagtacaatattatcaaagaatgaattaa
- the LOC105668536 gene encoding magnesium-dependent phosphatase 1-like, with the protein MEKKPKVIVFDLDYTLWPFWVDTHVTPPFRKGAQNKIVDAHGHIIRHYTDVPDILKRLSEEGYELGIASRTSEIKGAKQLLDLFDWKKYFKYIEIFPGCKVTHFSNIQKNSQVEYKDMVFFDDEHRNIVDVGKLGVHAVFVDNGVTHHVLETALQSFNKQ; encoded by the exons ATGGAGAAGAAACCAAAAGTTATTGTGTTTGATTTAG attatactTTATGGCCATTTTGGGTTGACACTCATGTAACCCCTCCATTTAGGAAAGG agcgcaaaataaaatagtagatGCACATGGTCATATTATACGACATTATACTGATGTACctgatatattaaaacgattatCAGAAGAAGGATATGAACTTGGTATAGCATCACGTACATCAGAAATAAAGGGTGCTAAAcaattattagatttatttgactggaaaaaatatttcaaatatattgaaatatttcctgGTTGCAAAGTCACACATTTTTCTAA CATTCAAAAGAATTCTCAAGTTGAATATAAAGACATGGTTTTTTTCGATGATGAACATAGAAATATTGTGGATGTTGGTAAACTTGGGGTACATGCTGTATTTGTTGATAATGGAGTAACGCATCATGTTTTAGAAACAGCTTTACAATCATTTAACAAACAATAA